A part of Bosea sp. (in: a-proteobacteria) genomic DNA contains:
- a CDS encoding dTMP kinase — protein MAADTRDPASFAPLPRARFITLEGGEGAGKSTLARALQARLLARGIDCVVTREPGGSPKAELIREALLAGDIAPFGPFAEALMFYAARIDHLDHTIQPALKRGQWVISDRFADSTRAYQGTLGRLDPALLAGLERSALGGFKADLTLVLDVPVAVGLARAAARRGAGAADRFEKEGRGFHERLRKAYLDIAEREPDRCIVIDADASPEDVQELAWSAIQGRLLSQPAAAGPTAQGGTA, from the coding sequence CTGGCTGCCGATACGCGCGACCCCGCGAGCTTCGCGCCGCTTCCACGGGCGCGCTTCATCACGCTCGAAGGCGGGGAGGGCGCAGGCAAGTCCACCCTTGCCCGCGCGTTGCAGGCGCGGCTGCTGGCGCGCGGCATCGACTGCGTTGTGACGCGGGAGCCTGGCGGATCGCCGAAGGCGGAGCTGATCCGCGAGGCTCTCCTCGCCGGCGACATAGCGCCGTTCGGTCCCTTTGCCGAGGCGCTGATGTTCTATGCCGCGCGCATCGACCACCTCGACCACACCATCCAGCCGGCGCTCAAGCGCGGCCAATGGGTGATCAGTGACCGGTTCGCGGACTCGACCCGAGCCTACCAGGGCACGTTGGGCCGCCTGGACCCAGCCTTGCTGGCGGGGCTGGAGCGCAGCGCTCTGGGCGGCTTCAAGGCCGACCTGACGCTGGTTCTCGACGTGCCCGTGGCGGTGGGGCTCGCCCGGGCGGCAGCGCGGCGTGGCGCTGGCGCCGCCGACCGCTTCGAGAAGGAGGGACGCGGGTTCCACGAACGCTTGCGAAAGGCCTATCTCGACATTGCCGAGCGCGAGCCGGATCGCTGCATCGTCATCGATGCGGACGCCTCGCCCGAGGACGTGCAGGAACTCGCCTGGTCGGCAATTCAAGGCCGGCTTCTCAGCCAGCCTGCCGCCGCTGGCCCTACAGCACAGGGGGGCACGGCATGA
- the aroQ gene encoding type II 3-dehydroquinate dehydratase has translation MLAVHLINGPNLNLLGRREPATYGAATLADIEGRLGTLAAGKGVALICHQSNIEGELVTLVQQAGLSGAGVIINAGAYTHTSIALRDAIKGSDAVAIEVHLSNVHAREEFRHHSCIAAVCAGVIAGFGAHSYELALDAIIPLLQARARQAG, from the coding sequence ATGCTCGCTGTCCATCTGATCAACGGACCGAACCTCAACCTGCTCGGGCGGCGGGAGCCGGCCACCTATGGGGCTGCGACGCTGGCGGACATCGAAGGGCGTCTTGGCACGCTTGCCGCAGGCAAGGGCGTTGCGCTCATCTGCCATCAGTCCAACATCGAGGGCGAACTCGTCACGCTTGTCCAGCAGGCAGGACTCTCAGGCGCGGGCGTCATCATCAACGCCGGCGCCTACACCCACACCTCCATTGCGCTTCGCGACGCCATCAAGGGCTCCGATGCGGTGGCGATCGAGGTGCATCTGTCCAACGTCCACGCGCGTGAGGAATTCCGTCATCATTCCTGCATCGCGGCCGTCTGCGCCGGCGTGATCGCCGGCTTCGGGGCGCACAGCTATGAACTTGCGCTGGACGCCATCATTCCTTTGCTTCAAGCCAGAGCCCGGCAGGCAGGCTGA
- the accB gene encoding acetyl-CoA carboxylase biotin carboxyl carrier protein, which translates to MATKSPFDPDLVRDLAQLINETDLTEIEVQKGDLRIRVARTITAHVQAPIHHAPTPAPAAPAPVATAAAPAETGKSAASLHPGAVKSPMVGTAYRRPSPDAKAFVEIGSVVKEGEKILLVEAMKTFNEIVAPRAGTITAILVEDGQPVEYGEPLVVIE; encoded by the coding sequence ATGGCAACCAAGAGCCCGTTCGACCCCGATCTGGTGCGCGACCTCGCGCAACTCATCAACGAGACCGACCTCACCGAAATCGAGGTCCAGAAAGGCGATCTGCGCATCCGCGTGGCGCGCACCATCACGGCGCATGTGCAGGCCCCGATCCATCACGCGCCAACCCCTGCGCCTGCCGCGCCTGCGCCCGTCGCCACCGCTGCGGCGCCTGCGGAGACCGGCAAGAGCGCGGCCTCACTCCATCCGGGCGCCGTCAAGTCGCCCATGGTCGGCACCGCATATCGCCGCCCCTCACCTGATGCGAAAGCCTTCGTCGAGATAGGCTCGGTGGTGAAGGAAGGCGAGAAGATCCTGCTCGTGGAAGCCATGAAGACCTTCAACGAAATCGTCGCGCCCCGCGCCGGCACGATCACGGCCATCCTGGTCGAGGACGGTCAGCCGGTCGAATATGGCGAGCCGCTCGTCGTGATCGAATAG
- a CDS encoding MBL fold metallo-hydrolase, with translation MTLTVTILGCGSSGGVPRPASGWGECDPAEPRNRRRRCAILIERRGRKGTTTVLVDAGPDLREQLIGVGVTTLDGVVLTHEHADHCHGIDDLRPVVLHMRRTVEVHMDAVTSAVMLQRFRYIFESLPGSSYPPIAQRREIEAGRPFKVEGNGGPVEVMPIAVAHGDIAALAIKVGKLVYMPDVSGIPDAALAHLAGLDVWIIDALRHRPHPSHFSLSDALDWIKRMQPRQAVLTNLHTDLDYATLASTVPEGVHVAHDGMTIVLEEDGAVISP, from the coding sequence ATGACGCTGACGGTCACGATCCTCGGCTGCGGCTCGTCTGGCGGGGTGCCGCGGCCGGCCTCCGGCTGGGGCGAGTGCGATCCAGCCGAGCCGCGCAACCGCCGCCGGCGCTGCGCTATCCTGATCGAGAGGCGCGGGCGCAAGGGTACGACAACGGTGCTCGTCGACGCCGGCCCGGACCTGCGTGAGCAGTTGATCGGCGTGGGTGTGACAACGCTTGATGGCGTCGTGCTGACCCATGAGCACGCCGATCATTGCCACGGCATCGATGATCTTCGCCCCGTGGTGCTGCACATGCGGCGTACGGTGGAAGTTCATATGGATGCCGTCACCAGCGCTGTGATGCTCCAGCGCTTCCGCTACATTTTCGAGAGCCTTCCAGGCAGTTCCTATCCTCCCATCGCACAGCGCCGCGAGATCGAGGCGGGGCGGCCCTTCAAGGTGGAGGGGAATGGCGGACCTGTCGAGGTCATGCCCATCGCGGTCGCCCATGGCGACATTGCGGCGCTTGCCATCAAGGTTGGCAAGCTTGTCTACATGCCCGATGTCAGCGGCATCCCTGACGCGGCGCTCGCGCATCTGGCCGGGCTCGATGTCTGGATCATCGATGCGCTTCGCCACAGGCCGCATCCGTCGCATTTCTCGCTGTCGGACGCGCTGGATTGGATCAAACGGATGCAGCCGCGTCAGGCGGTGCTCACCAACCTCCACACCGATCTCGACTATGCGACTCTCGCGTCCACCGTGCCCGAGGGCGTCCATGTCGCCCATGACGGCATGACCATCGTGCTGGAAGAGGACGGCGCGGTCATCAGCCCTTGA
- a CDS encoding septal ring lytic transglycosylase RlpA family protein, translating into MANCSQTPQGGRLSSQESREIGFFSQRKFGPASPRVVADGQEVPKGGGRDHVGRSYTIAGKRYTPYVKPVGYVITGNASWYGPAFHGRKTANGEIYDRHGVSAAHPTMPLPSYARVTNLGNRRSIIVRVNDRGPYHGGRVIDLSQKTAELLDFRHLGTARVRVEYVGRASLRGSDDRTLVASLTTDGSPAGVPGLSQPGTMIANAPPLTSPRLMPATGVVERPVNETVAVAQAPAQRAVAEPAVLQSEAPVQSARVMSDAPRPPVRPYDLLTVPGAGTPITFAGAAPGASRIAAARPMVASLYFAKPEPVAQRFDPRHPLVRDLKPQRFVALR; encoded by the coding sequence ATGGCGAATTGCTCGCAGACTCCGCAGGGGGGGCGGCTGTCCTCGCAGGAAAGCCGTGAGATCGGCTTTTTCTCCCAACGCAAATTCGGGCCCGCCAGCCCCCGCGTCGTGGCCGATGGTCAGGAGGTGCCGAAGGGCGGCGGCCGTGACCATGTCGGGCGATCCTACACCATCGCCGGCAAGCGCTACACGCCATACGTGAAGCCGGTGGGATACGTGATCACTGGCAATGCCTCCTGGTATGGGCCGGCCTTCCACGGCCGGAAGACCGCGAATGGAGAAATCTATGATCGTCACGGCGTTTCCGCCGCGCATCCGACCATGCCTCTGCCGAGCTATGCGCGTGTCACCAACCTGGGCAATCGCCGCTCCATCATCGTGCGTGTGAATGATCGAGGGCCCTACCATGGCGGCCGGGTCATTGATCTGTCCCAGAAGACGGCCGAGCTTCTCGATTTCCGCCATCTCGGCACAGCCCGGGTGAGGGTCGAGTATGTCGGGCGCGCCTCCCTGCGGGGCAGTGATGACCGAACGCTGGTCGCCTCGCTCACCACGGACGGCTCGCCGGCCGGCGTGCCCGGTCTGAGCCAGCCCGGCACGATGATCGCCAATGCGCCGCCGCTGACCTCGCCGCGCCTCATGCCTGCGACCGGAGTGGTCGAGCGGCCTGTCAATGAGACCGTGGCGGTGGCGCAGGCGCCTGCCCAGCGCGCCGTGGCGGAGCCTGCCGTCTTGCAGTCCGAAGCCCCTGTCCAATCCGCGCGCGTCATGTCGGATGCGCCGCGTCCGCCCGTACGCCCCTATGATCTGCTGACGGTGCCGGGCGCAGGCACGCCGATCACCTTTGCCGGCGCTGCTCCCGGCGCGTCCCGCATCGCCGCCGCAAGGCCGATGGTCGCGAGCCTGTATTTCGCGAAGCCCGAACCGGTGGCGCAGCGCTTCGATCCGCGCCATCCGCTCGTGCGTGACCTGAAGCCCCAGCGTTTCGTCGCGTTGCGCTGA
- a CDS encoding DsbA family protein yields the protein MLRQFALSCVAATALVAFSPPVLAQQAFTADQRAAIELIIKDVLLKNPELIQEALVELEKRQQQAQVDAQKQVLVTERAAIFDSPKSAVAGNPQGDVTLVEFFDYNCGFCKRSLTDLQELIKIDPKLKVVLKDFPVLGADSVEASRVAVATKNQLKADKYWAFHVALMGTRGRVNGAKAIDVAKEHGANVEQLRRDMDSAETRSVIEETVVLGDRLGLTGTPAFVIADEIVFGAVGVEQIKSRIAAVRKCGRTNCG from the coding sequence ATGCTCCGCCAGTTTGCCCTCAGCTGTGTCGCCGCGACGGCCCTTGTCGCGTTCTCGCCCCCTGTTCTGGCCCAGCAGGCCTTCACGGCCGATCAGAGGGCAGCGATCGAGCTCATCATCAAGGATGTGCTGCTGAAGAATCCCGAGCTGATCCAGGAGGCGCTGGTCGAGCTTGAGAAGCGTCAGCAGCAGGCGCAGGTGGATGCTCAAAAGCAGGTCCTTGTGACCGAGCGCGCCGCCATCTTCGACTCACCGAAGAGCGCGGTGGCGGGCAATCCGCAGGGGGACGTCACGCTGGTGGAGTTCTTTGATTACAATTGCGGCTTCTGCAAGCGCTCGCTCACCGACCTGCAGGAACTGATCAAGATCGATCCCAAGCTCAAGGTCGTGCTGAAGGATTTCCCCGTTCTCGGCGCCGATTCGGTGGAGGCCAGCCGCGTCGCCGTAGCGACCAAGAACCAGCTCAAGGCTGACAAGTATTGGGCTTTCCACGTGGCGCTGATGGGCACGCGCGGCCGCGTCAACGGCGCGAAGGCCATTGATGTGGCCAAGGAGCACGGCGCCAATGTCGAGCAGCTCCGCCGCGACATGGATAGCGCCGAGACCCGGTCGGTCATCGAGGAGACGGTGGTTCTTGGCGACCGACTCGGCCTCACCGGCACGCCGGCCTTCGTCATTGCCGACGAGATCGTGTTTGGCGCTGTCGGCGTCGAACAGATCAAGTCGCGCATCGCTGCCGTGCGCAAATGCGGCCGCACGAATTGCGGCTGA
- a CDS encoding TatD family hydrolase, producing MLIDTHCHLDFPDLLSDVDAVVARARAAGVGRIVTISTHLARRAGYMALADRFPNVFFTVGTHPHNAADEPDETAEAIMALSQHPKCVAIGEAGLDFHYDKSPRDIQRQVFRRHIAAARGTGLPLVIHARDADSEMIGILREEHAQGPFGAILHCFSSGAELARTGVELGFYLSFSGIITFKRSAELREIAAATPLDRLLVETDAPYLAPEPYRGKRNEPAFMVRTAEVLARVREIGATELASATSANAERIFPRMAAFARDTAAA from the coding sequence ATGCTGATCGACACGCATTGCCATCTCGATTTCCCTGACCTTCTATCCGATGTCGATGCGGTGGTGGCGCGCGCGCGCGCGGCGGGCGTTGGCCGCATCGTGACGATCTCGACGCATCTGGCGCGCAGGGCAGGCTACATGGCGCTGGCGGATCGCTTTCCCAACGTGTTCTTCACGGTGGGCACGCATCCGCACAATGCCGCCGACGAGCCCGACGAGACAGCCGAGGCGATCATGGCCTTGTCGCAACATCCCAAATGCGTGGCGATTGGCGAAGCCGGCCTCGATTTTCATTATGACAAGAGCCCTCGCGACATCCAGCGTCAGGTTTTCCGGCGTCACATCGCTGCGGCGCGGGGCACGGGGTTGCCGCTCGTGATCCATGCTCGCGACGCCGACAGCGAGATGATCGGCATCCTGCGCGAGGAACATGCGCAGGGTCCGTTCGGCGCGATCCTGCATTGTTTTTCGTCTGGGGCGGAGCTGGCGCGCACGGGCGTGGAGCTCGGCTTCTACCTGTCGTTCTCCGGCATCATCACCTTCAAGCGCTCCGCTGAACTGCGCGAGATCGCGGCCGCCACGCCGCTTGACCGCCTGCTGGTCGAAACCGACGCGCCCTATCTTGCGCCGGAGCCCTACCGCGGCAAGCGCAATGAGCCCGCCTTTATGGTCCGGACCGCAGAGGTGCTGGCGCGCGTCAGGGAAATCGGTGCGACTGAACTCGCGAGCGCAACAAGCGCCAATGCCGAGCGCATCTTCCCCCGCATGGCCGCTTTTGCGCGCGACACGGCGGCGGCATGA
- the accC gene encoding acetyl-CoA carboxylase biotin carboxylase subunit, translating to MFDKILIANRGEIALRVLRAAKELGIATVAVHSTADAEAMHVRLADESVCIGPPVARESYLNMPALIAACEITGADAVHPGYGFLSENARFAEMLAAHNITFIGPKAEHIRIMGDKIEAKRTARRLGIPCVPGSDGGVTEDAEALRIARDIGFPVIIKAAAGGGGRGMKVARSEDDLVVALQTARTEAKAAFGDDAVYIEKYLERPRHIEIQILGDGKGHAIHLGERDCSLQRRHQKVWEEGPSPALNASMRAEIGETCAKAMQELQYIGAGTIEFLYEDGNFYFIEMNTRIQVEHPVTEMITGIDLVNEQIRIAAGAELSIKQSDIVLEGHAIECRVNAEHPATFRPSPGRIQSFHTPGGLGVRVDSAVYQGYTIPPHYDSLVGKLIVHGRTRNECLMRLRRSLDEFVVDGIDTTLPLFRTLVRNQDIQNGLYDIHWLEKFLAAGGMEP from the coding sequence ATGTTCGACAAGATCCTGATCGCCAACCGGGGTGAGATAGCGCTTCGTGTGCTGCGCGCCGCGAAGGAACTGGGCATCGCCACTGTCGCCGTGCACTCCACCGCCGACGCAGAGGCCATGCATGTGCGCCTCGCCGACGAGAGCGTGTGCATCGGCCCTCCGGTCGCCCGCGAATCCTATCTCAACATGCCCGCGCTGATCGCGGCCTGCGAGATCACCGGGGCGGATGCCGTGCACCCGGGCTATGGCTTTTTGTCCGAGAACGCGCGCTTCGCAGAGATGCTGGCGGCGCACAACATCACGTTCATCGGGCCCAAGGCGGAGCACATCCGCATCATGGGCGACAAGATCGAGGCCAAGCGCACGGCGCGGCGTCTTGGCATCCCGTGCGTGCCCGGCTCGGATGGCGGCGTGACCGAGGATGCGGAAGCCTTGAGGATAGCCCGCGACATCGGCTTTCCCGTCATCATCAAGGCCGCTGCCGGCGGCGGCGGTCGCGGCATGAAGGTCGCGCGCAGCGAGGATGACCTCGTGGTGGCGCTGCAGACGGCCCGGACCGAGGCGAAGGCCGCTTTCGGGGATGACGCCGTCTACATCGAGAAATATCTCGAAAGGCCCCGCCACATCGAGATCCAGATTCTGGGCGACGGCAAGGGCCACGCCATCCATCTGGGCGAGCGCGATTGCTCGCTCCAGCGCCGCCACCAGAAGGTCTGGGAGGAAGGCCCCTCGCCAGCTCTCAACGCCTCGATGCGCGCCGAAATCGGCGAGACCTGCGCGAAGGCGATGCAGGAGTTGCAATACATCGGCGCCGGCACGATCGAATTCCTCTATGAGGACGGAAACTTCTACTTCATCGAGATGAACACGCGCATCCAGGTCGAGCATCCGGTGACGGAGATGATAACTGGCATCGATCTGGTCAACGAGCAGATCAGGATCGCGGCCGGCGCGGAGCTGTCGATCAAGCAGAGCGACATCGTTCTCGAAGGCCACGCCATCGAATGTCGCGTCAATGCCGAACACCCGGCGACGTTCCGGCCCTCGCCCGGGCGCATCCAGTCCTTCCATACGCCGGGGGGGCTGGGCGTCCGCGTCGATTCGGCTGTCTATCAGGGGTATACGATCCCGCCCCATTACGACTCGCTGGTGGGCAAGCTCATCGTGCATGGCCGCACCCGCAACGAGTGCCTCATGCGGCTGCGTCGCTCACTCGACGAGTTCGTTGTCGACGGCATCGACACCACGCTGCCGCTGTTCCGCACGCTGGTGCGTAACCAGGACATCCAGAACGGGCTCTACGACATCCACTGGCTCGAGAAGTTCCTGGCCGCTGGCGGCATGGAGCCGTAA
- a CDS encoding methionine--tRNA ligase, translating to MSFADPHDRPKFYLTTAIAYPNGPPHIGHAYEVVAADAIARFKRLDGFDVFAMTGTDEHGQKMLRTAQAQGVSPKACADGLAAMFKAMGPALNLSFDRFIRTTDDDHLTSTQALWQRMEARGDIYLGGYSGWYSVRDEAFYDEKETSLLADGTRLGGQGTPVEWVEEESYFFRLSAYQDRLLALYEEQPNFISPDTRRNEIVSFVKAGLTDLSISRTTFDWGLPVPGAAGHVMYVWIDALNNYLTGTGFPDENNPRARYWPADVHIIGKDITRFHAVYWPAFLMSAGLPLPRRVFGHGFLLNKGEKMSKSVGNVLDPFNLAEAYGVDQLRYFFLREVPFGQDGAYSHELIVNRINADLANDFGNLAQRSLSMINKNCEARVPMPGVFTPEDEAMLAQVDSLLGKARKAMEDFAIHQVLNEVWAVVAEANRYFAAQAPWVLRKTDPARMETVLYVTAELLRQTAILVQPAIPTAAGKLLDLLAVEADARDFSRLGPGHRLVPGVGLPAPVGIFPRYVEALGGGEAG from the coding sequence ATGAGCTTCGCCGACCCGCACGATCGCCCGAAATTCTACCTGACGACCGCGATCGCCTATCCTAACGGCCCGCCGCATATCGGTCATGCCTATGAGGTCGTGGCGGCGGATGCGATTGCCCGGTTCAAGCGGCTCGACGGCTTCGATGTCTTTGCGATGACCGGGACCGACGAGCATGGCCAGAAGATGCTGCGCACGGCACAGGCGCAGGGAGTTTCGCCCAAGGCCTGCGCAGACGGGCTTGCGGCCATGTTCAAGGCCATGGGCCCGGCACTGAACCTGTCTTTCGACCGCTTCATCCGCACCACCGATGATGACCACCTGACCTCCACCCAGGCGCTTTGGCAGCGCATGGAGGCGAGGGGCGACATCTATCTCGGCGGATATTCGGGCTGGTATTCGGTGCGCGACGAAGCCTTCTATGACGAGAAGGAAACCTCGCTGCTGGCCGACGGCACGCGCCTTGGCGGGCAGGGCACCCCGGTCGAATGGGTGGAAGAGGAAAGCTACTTCTTCCGGCTCTCGGCCTATCAGGACAGGCTTCTGGCGCTCTATGAGGAGCAGCCGAACTTCATCTCGCCCGACACGCGCCGCAACGAGATCGTCAGCTTCGTCAAGGCAGGGCTCACCGACCTGTCCATCAGCCGAACAACCTTCGACTGGGGCCTGCCTGTGCCGGGCGCTGCCGGCCATGTGATGTATGTCTGGATCGACGCGCTCAACAACTATCTGACCGGCACGGGCTTTCCCGATGAGAACAATCCGAGGGCGCGCTACTGGCCGGCCGATGTGCACATCATCGGCAAGGACATCACGCGCTTCCATGCGGTTTACTGGCCCGCTTTCCTGATGTCGGCCGGGCTGCCGCTTCCACGCCGCGTGTTCGGACATGGATTTCTCCTCAACAAGGGAGAGAAGATGTCCAAATCCGTGGGCAATGTGCTGGACCCGTTCAATCTGGCCGAGGCTTACGGCGTCGACCAGTTGCGCTACTTCTTCCTGCGCGAGGTGCCATTCGGGCAGGACGGCGCCTATTCGCACGAGCTCATCGTGAACCGCATCAATGCCGACCTCGCCAATGACTTTGGCAACCTGGCGCAGCGCTCGCTGTCGATGATCAACAAGAACTGCGAGGCGCGCGTGCCCATGCCGGGCGTCTTCACTCCCGAAGATGAAGCCATGCTCGCGCAGGTCGACTCGCTTCTGGGCAAGGCCCGCAAGGCAATGGAGGATTTCGCGATCCACCAGGTTCTGAACGAGGTGTGGGCGGTGGTTGCGGAGGCCAATCGCTATTTCGCGGCGCAGGCTCCCTGGGTCCTGCGCAAGACCGATCCAGCGCGGATGGAGACGGTGCTCTACGTCACAGCCGAGCTTCTGCGGCAGACCGCGATTCTCGTGCAGCCGGCGATCCCGACTGCGGCCGGCAAACTGCTTGACCTGCTGGCTGTCGAAGCGGACGCGCGCGACTTCAGCCGGCTTGGCCCCGGGCACCGGCTTGTGCCCGGCGTCGGACTTCCGGCTCCGGTCGGGATTTTCCCGCGTTATGTCGAGGCATTGGGCGGGGGCGAAGCGGGCTGA
- a CDS encoding D-alanyl-D-alanine carboxypeptidase, with the protein MLALVLSFGLASPVRSQSFQTLAPQALLFDADSHSTLFERNADQLMAPASMVKLMTALVVFEELEQGRLRLEDEMVVSENAWRRGGAVSGGSTMFALPNSRIKVSDLLSGLLVQSGNDAAIALAEGIAGSEDNFVKLMNERARKIGLSRSTFRNTMGFAHPEQRVTAREMAVLADHIITTYPQHYRLFSQREFTWNRVRQQNRNPLLTMDIGADGLKTGNIEESGFGLVGSAVQNGQRLIVVVNGLKTARDRAQEARKLLEWGFRTFEAREIFAAGEIVGEVALFGGAKASVAVTAKGPVKLLLPRGSSDRVRGSIIYRGPVRAPVARGAEIGRLRIERGETRALDLPLYAAEDVAAGSLTQRATDAAFEVSTGWIRRVFTRSSP; encoded by the coding sequence ATGCTGGCGTTGGTGCTGTCGTTTGGCCTTGCAAGCCCCGTCCGCAGCCAGAGCTTCCAGACCCTCGCGCCGCAGGCCCTGCTTTTCGATGCGGACAGCCACAGCACCTTGTTCGAGCGCAATGCCGACCAGTTGATGGCCCCGGCCAGCATGGTGAAGCTGATGACGGCGCTTGTCGTGTTCGAGGAACTGGAGCAGGGGCGCCTGAGGCTCGAGGACGAGATGGTGGTGTCCGAGAACGCCTGGCGGCGCGGGGGCGCCGTCTCAGGCGGCTCGACCATGTTCGCGCTGCCGAACAGCCGCATCAAGGTGAGCGACCTGCTGTCCGGGCTCCTGGTTCAATCGGGCAATGACGCGGCGATTGCGCTGGCCGAAGGCATCGCCGGCAGCGAAGACAACTTCGTGAAGCTGATGAACGAGCGCGCCCGCAAGATCGGCCTTTCGCGCTCCACCTTCCGCAACACCATGGGCTTTGCCCACCCGGAACAGCGCGTGACGGCACGCGAGATGGCGGTGCTGGCGGACCACATCATCACCACCTACCCGCAGCACTATCGACTGTTCAGCCAGCGCGAGTTCACCTGGAACCGCGTGCGGCAGCAGAACCGCAATCCTCTCCTTACCATGGACATCGGGGCTGACGGGCTGAAGACAGGCAACATTGAGGAATCCGGCTTTGGCCTGGTCGGATCTGCGGTCCAGAACGGCCAGCGCCTGATCGTCGTCGTCAACGGGCTCAAGACCGCGCGTGACCGCGCGCAGGAGGCGCGCAAGCTGCTCGAATGGGGCTTCCGCACCTTCGAGGCACGCGAGATCTTCGCGGCCGGCGAGATCGTAGGCGAGGTGGCGTTGTTCGGCGGCGCGAAGGCAAGCGTCGCCGTCACCGCCAAAGGTCCCGTCAAGCTGCTGCTCCCCCGGGGCAGCAGCGACAGGGTGCGCGGCAGCATCATTTATCGCGGGCCAGTGCGCGCGCCTGTCGCCAGGGGCGCCGAGATCGGCCGCCTCAGGATCGAGCGTGGCGAAACCCGCGCGCTCGATCTGCCGCTTTACGCCGCCGAGGATGTGGCGGCTGGCTCTTTGACCCAGCGCGCCACGGATGCCGCCTTCGAAGTCTCGACCGGCTGGATCCGCCGCGTGTTCACGCGATCCTCGCCGTGA
- a CDS encoding DNA polymerase III subunit delta' yields MSTAQQDEPDRLEGFPHPREASALFGHQGAQAAMLDGLKGGRLHHAWLIGGPEGIGKATFAYRMAKHLLGVHCGAAGADGMPFVDEAAPASRLVAQLAHPDLVVLRRQLQPRTGTISTQITVDHARRALDMFASTAGQGGWRVCIVDSADDLNSSSGNALLKVIEEPPPRAIFLIVAHQPGRVLPTIRSRCRKLMLRPLAEGEVLDALRLIEPSADAAAMKQAASLSDGAVRRALLRLDPDTAALILATRAELDKLPRFALDGVMKIANQIAGKRGEAESAIFMETLEDWVSQHMHGNIAAGAHRLAPLAEVWEKTSRSVRETEAFNLDRRALVLSIFHDLADAVSRLRAA; encoded by the coding sequence ATGAGCACCGCGCAGCAGGACGAGCCGGACAGGTTGGAAGGGTTTCCCCATCCGCGCGAAGCCAGCGCCCTGTTCGGACATCAGGGCGCACAGGCCGCCATGCTCGACGGCCTGAAAGGCGGCCGGCTGCACCACGCCTGGTTGATCGGCGGGCCTGAAGGGATCGGCAAGGCGACCTTCGCCTATCGCATGGCCAAGCATCTTCTTGGAGTGCATTGCGGTGCTGCCGGAGCCGACGGGATGCCGTTTGTGGACGAGGCCGCGCCAGCATCCCGGCTGGTGGCGCAACTGGCGCATCCCGATCTCGTCGTGCTGCGGCGGCAGCTCCAGCCCAGAACCGGCACTATCTCAACCCAGATCACGGTCGACCACGCGCGCCGGGCGCTCGACATGTTCGCATCCACCGCCGGGCAGGGCGGGTGGCGCGTGTGCATCGTGGACAGCGCCGATGACCTCAACAGCTCGAGCGGCAATGCGCTGCTCAAGGTGATCGAGGAGCCGCCGCCGCGGGCTATCTTTCTCATCGTAGCGCACCAGCCGGGCCGCGTTCTGCCCACCATCCGCTCGCGATGCCGCAAGCTGATGCTGAGGCCACTTGCCGAGGGCGAGGTTCTGGATGCGCTGCGGCTCATCGAGCCGAGCGCGGACGCTGCCGCGATGAAGCAGGCGGCCAGCCTGTCCGATGGGGCCGTGCGCCGGGCGTTGCTGCGGCTTGATCCGGACACTGCCGCGCTGATCCTCGCCACGAGGGCCGAACTGGACAAGCTGCCGCGCTTTGCGCTCGACGGCGTGATGAAGATCGCCAACCAGATCGCCGGCAAGCGCGGGGAGGCTGAATCGGCGATTTTTATGGAAACGCTGGAGGATTGGGTCAGCCAGCACATGCACGGCAACATTGCCGCAGGAGCGCATCGCCTTGCGCCCTTGGCGGAGGTATGGGAGAAGACGAGCCGTTCCGTGCGAGAGACAGAAGCGTTCAATCTCGACCGCCGGGCGCTCGTCTTGTCGATCTTTCATGATCTTGCGGACGCCGTGTCGCGCTTGCGGGCGGCCTGA